The following nucleotide sequence is from Molothrus ater isolate BHLD 08-10-18 breed brown headed cowbird chromosome 12, BPBGC_Mater_1.1, whole genome shotgun sequence.
TGTTGTGCTTGGTGGCACACTGGAggcactggggctgcctggctgcctCCCCCCTTCACAGCTTAGTTAATTACATTCATCAGCTATTAGAGACCTTAATTGGTGTATGCATGGCTTAGGCTTGTGAGTCAATGGGCACTGCAGCATGAGTGAacatcttccttctcctcctcctcctcctcctcctcctcctcctccttttcctcctcccttcaTGCCTAGTGATGATTCCTGTTTATATAAAGCCCACACAGAGCTCATATAAAACTCACAGTAGATCCACTGCTTGATAAGAGCTTTAACTAGAGGGACCtgtctcccatccctgctggctttgAGTCCCTGTGTGGTCCAGGGACCCacctggggctcagccccaaGCTCCTACTCCCTCATGTCAAACGTAGGAATGATCCTTCATCCTCCTCCACTGTGGGGAACCtgaagctgtccctgcagaaTGACCCCTGCCAAGcttcccagagcatccccacaGCAATGGGCTCTGTGTCCAGCCCACTTGAGATATTGTGCATTTTCTTCTGATCCCTCTTTTGGGAGATGGCTTCAAGAATGACAGCTGAGAGCCTCTACAGTAAAGCACTCACAGAATCAAGAATGGGAGCCTGTTTGCAGCATCTCCTGGTGTACCATGAGGGATGGATTCAGGGAAGGTCAGCCCAGGACGCCCTGCCCAGGTCTCAAAAGACATCTTTAGGCATGTGCTGAGACTTGGGAGATCACCTGCTGTGAAACCCCCCAGCTGCTGGAACAGGAAGAACCTTTGCTGGCCTTGAACCAGCAAGAAAACGCCTGGCAGCATCTTTGGGGTGGGCATGGAAAGGCCAGCTGTTTTTGGGGTGGGCAGGCTCAGCAGGACATGGGCTGAGTTTGGGGGCTGTCTGAGATGTCCCCATAAGCAGTATGGCTTGTGGCCCTAGAGTGAGGATAGCCAGGGGCTTCTCCTGGCCCCAGGGGATGCCTTGGATTCAGGACCACACTTGGAGCATCCTTCCTTATGCTGCCCTGGCACAAATCACCATCCCAGGCCAGGGGGGCAGCAAATCCAACTCCCATCCCCCAACCTGTGCATCCCTGTTTCTATTCCCCTGCCCCCCCGACTCAGAGTGAGCCTGGAAATGGCAATTAATTCactttaattaattatttaagcTCAGTGTGCAGATGCTGCTCTCaccagggcagcctctgccctCTCCAGTCCCAGAAGGTGCCGTTGTTGGTGGCTGagagctgggccagcagctgcaggacaccCCGCACGCTCTCCTCCAGCGTCACCGGGCCCTGTCACACCCAAGGGAAAAAGTGAGCCAAGGTTCTCCATCCCAACACCCCCAATCCCACCCCTGGTATGGTGGAATGCCACCTCTGGCTGGGTAGGTTTGGGAACAACTGGAGATTCTCCAGCAGCCAAGGGATGTGGCTTTGCACAAATTTATTGTCCCTCATTTGAGTGCTGTAAGGATGGAGGTTCATTTCTTCATCCCTAATTAAAAAGTGACTCGTTTGTCAGCCAGAGCAGAGTAAGGGACAGCAGGACCAGGGTGCCCTCTGCTGACACACCATCagaatgggaaaggaaataaaaaatagggAAGAAATTGGATGGTTTGGGGAGCCCCTGGAATTGTCCCTTTGCGGTGATGGCACAGCCACTGTGGGACCAAGGCACTGCACAAAtgtgggtgcccagggaagggatgtCCATGGTCAAGAATGCCTCAGGAAGGGATGTTCATGGGAAAGGGATGTCCATGGGAAGAAATACCCTATGAAGAAGGGATGTGCCCATGGGAAGGGATGTCTGTGGGAAGGAATGTTTCTGGGAAGGGATTTCTTTGTGAAAGGATGACCCTGAGAAGGGATGTTCATGGGAAGGGGTGGCCATGGGAAGGGACGGCCTTGGGAAGGGATGCTCCTGGGAAAGGATGCCCCCAGGAATCCCCAGGATACCCATGGGACCTTGCTGAGCTGGGACTCCATGCACCTTCCATCACTCACCATCCCCTGTTCCAAGGGAGGTGTCACATGGCCAGGATCCACAGACACGCAGAGGATCCCGCTGCTCCCGTACTCCAGGGCCAGGCACTTGGTGAGCATgttcagagcagcctgggaggacAAATTCCCCTCCTCAGCATCATGATCTGACAATGCCAGGGCCAGTGCCGGGGGAATCCCCAAGGAGATGACCCCAAATTCCTCCCCATGCCCCAGGGGCAGTACCTTGCTGCAGCGGTAGCAGAtgtcctgcctctcctgccaggCCTCTGCAACCTCGATGGAGCCCAGGATGCTGGAGATGTTGAtgatggcagctctgctgcagctcatctCCCGCTGCCCTTCGGCCTCAGCCGCCTCCTtcagcaggggcaggaaggCCTGCAGGGGATGGGACC
It contains:
- the LOC118691173 gene encoding C-factor-like, producing MEGLSVGSVLLTGCDGGLGLGLLKGLLEQPSPPRHIFAACLDPQGKAVNEVALGFPNVRILPLDVTDPNSIKAAVRKVQAEVGSAGLNLLINNSGTTRRSTLATETAENMSLVYTTNTIGPLQTSQAFLPLLKEAAEAEGQREMSCSRAAIINISSILGSIEVAEAWQERQDICYRCSKAALNMLTKCLALEYGSSGILCVSVDPGHVTPPLEQGMGPVTLEESVRGVLQLLAQLSATNNGTFWDWRGQRLPW